Proteins from a single region of Drosophila suzukii unplaced genomic scaffold, CBGP_Dsuzu_IsoJpt1.0 scf_19, whole genome shotgun sequence:
- the LOC139354745 gene encoding integrator complex subunit 3 homolog, producing MMQRALQSAYSHSNERAKKQYSDPFAPAAEDDTTVVGRCGGSGRGRKQVVNKKDSNTHSSSRGLVQT from the exons ATGATGCAGAGAGCACTGCAATCAGCATATTCTCACAGTAACGAGCGCGCAAAG AAACAATATAGCGATCCTTTTGCTCCGGCGGCTGAAGACGACACAACAGTTGTTGGCCGATGTGGAGGGAGTGGTCGTGGCCGGAAGCAAGTAGTCAATAAAAAGGATTCCAACACCCATAGCTCGTCAA gAGGATTGGTCCAAACCTAA